The genomic segment CCAACCATAACAACCTTCTTACCTTTACCATACTCTAAGGCTAGGTCTAATCCATTAACCTCAGCATCACCCTTAGGTTCAATAATCGAGTTCACTGCTGCTAACCCAACACTAGCCTCGAGGAGGTTCCATGACCTTAAGTACTCCGCTAATTCACCAACACTCATCTCCTCTAAGTGACCAAAACCCCTAACGCTAGCGTTACCGGTACGGTAGGTCATTGAAACCCCGCAGTATCTTGAGTAGACACAGGTCCAGGAAACACCAATTACTGCGTTCTTAACCTCAGTATTATTCTCCTTAGCGTATGATATTAAGGCTTCAATAACCCTACTCTTAGGCATGGATTCAACTCAAGGCCCAGTGGTTTAATACTTTGCACAGATAAATCCCTATAATAAACTTAAGGGTAACTCATGAGCCCTAGTTCCTTAACACAATTCCCTAAATAAGCCTCCAGGAAATGCTACTCAATGGGATGCGGGGAAAACTATTAAGTATTATTCCGCATTACCCTGCCCAGTGATGTAACCACGCAGGCCCTTGAGTTAATGATGAGTGACCTAAAGACTGATGCCGCCTCTCCTCATTAATATAGGGTTAAGAAATCACTCAACACCTTAAGACTAAGATTGGTTTTATTTAAAATCCAAGCCTCCCCTACCTTTAAGGAGCCGTATATGTGTATTTTCGTTGACGTTGAGGGTATTGATGGGGTTGGTAAATCCACTGTAATTAGGCTTACCGCTGATGAATTAAGGAGGAGGGGTTACTTGGTTTATACCACAAGTGAACCAAGTGACTCACCCATTGGCTTATTCATAAGGAGGAGTATACTTGAAAGTAACCTTGAGGTGGAGCCAATGGCCTTAGCGCTCCTATTTGCCGCAGATAGGGTGATTCACTATAATAGGGTTATTAAACCTAAGGTTAAGGAGGGTTACATAGTGATCACTGAGAGGTATATTGAATCCTCCGTGGCGTATCAAGGTTCCCAAGGCGTACCCGTTGAGTGGATAATTGAAGTTAACTCAATGGTGGCTGAACCAGACCTAGTTATAGTGCTTAATGCACCATTAAACACCGTGGCGAGTAGGTTAAGCAATAGGGGAATGCTTGAGTACTTTGAGAGGAATACTGACTTCCTTAGGAGCGTCCAGGAGGTTTACCTTAGGAGGGCTAGGGAGCGTAATTACCCTGTTATTGATGCGTCAAGGGTGATTAATAATGTTGTTAATGACGTACTTACGCTTATTGAGGATAAGGCCAAGGGTAAGTGCAAGAACTATAATCAATAACCCGTAGGTACCCTTACTTATCCCCCTCATTGAACCACCCTTACCATTATCCGTATTAATAATAGTGATGTTGGATAACACTGAGGAAATATACCTCATGTTCAGTACTATGGGTAAATTCACCTCACTAGTCTGCTCAACCACTATATCAACCACATACGGTGATGAAGAATTAATGATCAAGCTACTTAAGTATTGATCATAAGTACCCTTGGCAATACCATAGTATGCTTCATAGGTGTTTAATTCATTAACCAGGTTAGCCCTCTGATACTCAATACTTTGATTAATGGCTAGGCTGAAGAGTAGGTATTGGCCCGTTAAGTTAAAGTACATGCTCATTAACCTAGCTGATGCATTCTGAAGCTGGGAACTAGTTTGAATTAGACCACTGGTAATGTTAGTTAAGTTACCGTACAGTGATGTGGGTACCGCTAACGCTAAGTTAAGCCTACCTAACGTTACGTTAAGCGTACTCGTCGTTGAGTTAAGTGTATTACTCAGGTAATTGAGGGCTATGTAAAGTGAGTATACGCTTTGATTAGTCTTAACAAGTGTATTGCTTATGTTGGTTAAGGCAATTACTAATGCAGTACCCCTGGTGTTTAATTGATACGCTAACTCGCTTAATTGCCTACTAGCCGTTAAAACACCCATCTCGGCACCATTAACATAACCCTCAAGTCTAAGCACCGTAGCCCTCATCACCTCCACATCCTTAATTAACCTACTTAATTCACCAAGTATACTGGATTTAACTCCACCATTAATGTTAAGTGAATTAACATCATTATACAGTTTAGTTAAATTATCTTGAACATAACCCAAGTATTGGTAGTATTCGGCTAGCGTAGTGTTAGTAGCGTTTAATATTGGTATTATCTCCATTAACGTAACGTTGTACTGCTCAATCTCCCCATAAGCATACACCACATCTGAAATAACCTGGTATTGAAGATTAATTATCTCATTATTCAACTGCGTTAAATTACTCATTATTTGCTTAAGGGAGTAGGACACCATTGGGATAGTGGAGTTAAGCTTACTTAAAACACCGTACTCAGCCCTCAGGGCGTAATCAACCTCATATACCTGAAGCAGTAGTAGACTCTCAATAACCCTGGTGGAATTCATGTAGTACGCTGACTGCCTATACAAGGCAGCTGTGGTGTTTAGTAAGTAAGATAACTGGTATAAGTCGTTTAAGAGTATCGTGGCGTTACTGCTTATAGGCCTTACGTAGGGAATATTATTGAATTCCGTAAGCGTGT from the Caldivirga maquilingensis IC-167 genome contains:
- the tmk gene encoding dTMP kinase: MCIFVDVEGIDGVGKSTVIRLTADELRRRGYLVYTTSEPSDSPIGLFIRRSILESNLEVEPMALALLFAADRVIHYNRVIKPKVKEGYIVITERYIESSVAYQGSQGVPVEWIIEVNSMVAEPDLVIVLNAPLNTVASRLSNRGMLEYFERNTDFLRSVQEVYLRRARERNYPVIDASRVINNVVNDVLTLIEDKAKGKCKNYNQ